Genomic DNA from Alicyclobacillus fastidiosus:
CGCTCGCAATGCGGTGCTCACTGTGTCGGCCTGATGCCTCGAGCTCGAACAGAGCTCGAGAGAGGTTGGAGTAATCCCTTGTCGCCCGCCGCTTTGCGGCCGACGACGCGATGGCCGCGAGGACAGCTGTTTGGAGTTCGACGAGGTCAGACACGTGATCTGTCCCCAGGAGGACAGCGGCGTCCAGAGGCTGCATCCACATTTCCACACTCGCCGTCCGCACATACGTACCATCGCCGTGACGAAACTCGACTAATCCTTGACCGCGTAAAGCCCCCAACGCCTCGCGCACGGTCGCACGGCTACAGCCGAACTCCTCCGCGAGGTTTTTGAGCGGCGGCAACCTGTCGCCAGGGCGCAATGCGCCATCCTCGATCATCGACCGAATCTGTTGGGCGATACGCATATAGAGTTTTTGTCCAATTGGCGAGAACTCGTTCACCGGTGCGCAGTCTCCCTCTTACCCAGGATCACTCAGTACTCCAGTCCCACATCACGTGCTCGTTCAGCGGCACAGTTTCGCTTCGACGAGAGGGCACTCCTGCCCGAGGTGATGGTTACACCCCGAGCAGCCACCCATGCAAATCATGCAAAAGCCGCAGTTCGTACGTCCGCTCAGCCCTTGACGACCAAGTTCACAAGTCGGCCCTGGACGTAAATTTGCTTGACGATCTCCTTGCCAGCCAGCCACTCCTGCATCTCAGGAAGTGATGTTGCCGCTCTGATGGCCGCTTCGTTGGAGGCGTCCGCCGCGACGACCAATTTCGCCCGCACGCGGCCGTTGACCTGAACCGCGATTTCGATTTCATCGTCCTTCAACCACTTTTCCTCAAACGTTGGCCAAGCCGATTCGAACACGGAAGTCTTGTGGCCAAGCATCTCCCACATCTCTTCGCTCATATGCGGAGCAAACGGCGCCAAGGTCAACGCCAAGGTATCCATCGTCGCGCGGTCGATGCCCTGCTTCGACTCGGCGGACAACGCGTTGACGTACTCCATGAACGCACTCACAGCTGTGTTGAAGCGGAAACCTTCCATCCGCTCGGTCAACGAGGCGACAAACCGATGCCGCAATTTGGTCAAGGCCTCGCGCTCAGGTACGTTGGTCGTCGCGTGTGCGTGGATCAGGCGGTATACGCGCTGCAAGAAGCGGGAAACGCCTTCGAGCCCGTTTGTGCTCCACTCCGCTTCGTCCTCCGGTGGTCCGACAAACATCTCGTACATCCGCAACGCGTCGACGCCGTAGTCGCGAATGATGTCATCGGGGTTGACGACGTTGCCCTTCGACTTGCTCATCTTGGCGCCGTTGAGCGTCATCATGCCTTGAGTAAACAGGCGCTGAAACGGTTCGTCGAACTGGATCAGACCGAGATCGTAAATGAATTTCGTGTAAAAACGCGAGTACAGGAGGTGCAATACTGCGTGCTCGACACCGCCGATGTACATGTCGACGGGCAACCAGTAATCGATTGCCTCTTTCGAGAACGGCGCCTCGTCGTTGTTTGGATCCGCGTAGCGCAGGAAATACCACGAAGATCCCGCCCATTGTGGCATGGTATCCGTCTCCCGCTTGGCCGGGGCGTGACACTTGGGACAAGTGGTATTCACGAACTCGGAGATGGCAGCGAGCGGCGATTCCCCTGTCCCCGTAGGTTCATAGCGCTCCACTTCCGGAAGCCGAACGGGCAACTCCTCAACAGGTACCGCAACAGGTCCACACGCGTCGCAGTGGATGATCGGGATCGGCTCACCCCAATAACGCTGACGGGCGAACACCCAGTCGCGCAGTCGGTAGTTGACGGTCGCCTCGGCTTGCCCAGCCGCCTGCAGAAGCTTGATGGCGGCGCGCTTGCCGTCGGCAACCTTCATTCCATTCAGCGTGTACGAGTTGATGAGTACCCCATCGCCCGTGTACAGGCCATCGGCAGTCTCGTCGACTGGTTGGACGACAGGAATGATCTCGAGCCCAAACTGCTGTGCAAATTCGTAGTCGCGTTCGTCGTGTGCTGGGACAGCCATAATCGCACCGGTGCCATAGTCCATCAGAACGTAATCGGCAACCCATACCGGAAGTTTGCGATCCACGAGGGGATGTTCCACATATGCCCCAGTGAAGACGCCCGTCTTCGTCTTGTCGCCTACCTGACGCTCGATATTTGATTTACGTAAGGACTCATCGACATATGACTCGACCGCGGAGCGCTGATCAGCGGTCGTGATCGTCTGTACGAGCGGATGCTCTGGCGCTAACACCATGTAGGTCGCGCCGTAGATGGTGTCCGGTCGGGTGGAGAACACCTCGATTTCATCCGAGTGATTCGTCAATTTAAAGCGGATGCGCGCCCCTTCACTGCGGCCGATCCACGCCCGTTGCATGCGCTTAACGTGCTCCGGCCAGTCGAGTTTATCGAGATCGTCTAACAGGCGATCCGCGTAGGCCGTGATCTTGAGCATCCACTGATACATCTCTTTTTTCGTGACATCAGCACCACAGCGCTCGCACTTGCCGTCGACGACCTCTTCGTTCGCGAGCCCCGTCTTACAGCTTGGGCACCAGTTGATCGGCATCTTCTTGCGGTACGCAAGACCCTGTTCGAACATCTTCACAAAGAAGTACTGTGTCCAACGATAGAATTCGGGATCTGTGGTATTAATCTCTCGATCCCAATCGTACATAGCACCGATTTCTTCAAGCTGACGCTTGAAATTGGCTACGTTTTCCGCCGTGCTGATCCGCGGATGCACACCGTGTTGGATGGCGTAGTTTTCGGCTGGCAAACCAAACGCATCCCAGCCCATCGGGTGTAGGATCTCGAATCCATGCATGCGCTTGTAGCGGCTCCAAACGTCAGAGATGGTGTAGCCTCGCCAGTGGCCGACATGCA
This window encodes:
- the leuS gene encoding leucine--tRNA ligase, with protein sequence MDYQSQQVEAKWKARWKESGAHRADKHSGKPKYYCLDMFPYPSGNGLHVGHWRGYTISDVWSRYKRMHGFEILHPMGWDAFGLPAENYAIQHGVHPRISTAENVANFKRQLEEIGAMYDWDREINTTDPEFYRWTQYFFVKMFEQGLAYRKKMPINWCPSCKTGLANEEVVDGKCERCGADVTKKEMYQWMLKITAYADRLLDDLDKLDWPEHVKRMQRAWIGRSEGARIRFKLTNHSDEIEVFSTRPDTIYGATYMVLAPEHPLVQTITTADQRSAVESYVDESLRKSNIERQVGDKTKTGVFTGAYVEHPLVDRKLPVWVADYVLMDYGTGAIMAVPAHDERDYEFAQQFGLEIIPVVQPVDETADGLYTGDGVLINSYTLNGMKVADGKRAAIKLLQAAGQAEATVNYRLRDWVFARQRYWGEPIPIIHCDACGPVAVPVEELPVRLPEVERYEPTGTGESPLAAISEFVNTTCPKCHAPAKRETDTMPQWAGSSWYFLRYADPNNDEAPFSKEAIDYWLPVDMYIGGVEHAVLHLLYSRFYTKFIYDLGLIQFDEPFQRLFTQGMMTLNGAKMSKSKGNVVNPDDIIRDYGVDALRMYEMFVGPPEDEAEWSTNGLEGVSRFLQRVYRLIHAHATTNVPEREALTKLRHRFVASLTERMEGFRFNTAVSAFMEYVNALSAESKQGIDRATMDTLALTLAPFAPHMSEEMWEMLGHKTSVFESAWPTFEEKWLKDDEIEIAVQVNGRVRAKLVVAADASNEAAIRAATSLPEMQEWLAGKEIVKQIYVQGRLVNLVVKG
- a CDS encoding GntR family transcriptional regulator, with the protein product MNEFSPIGQKLYMRIAQQIRSMIEDGALRPGDRLPPLKNLAEEFGCSRATVREALGALRGQGLVEFRHGDGTYVRTASVEMWMQPLDAAVLLGTDHVSDLVELQTAVLAAIASSAAKRRATRDYSNLSRALFELEASGRHSEHRIASELHFYAVLAECAENQLLENTFRVLQEALRSSLRLLSPKRELGLRTCRGVYDAVQMEQAERAREIIYAYGEQLLEQAAQRK